The following proteins are encoded in a genomic region of Prosthecobacter sp. SYSU 5D2:
- a CDS encoding addiction module protein: MESIPALSQLTSDERLILAAELWRENAVTTDDEADPKIVNMLRERLERYQTRPEAVSTWAEVKARLAAQ; this comes from the coding sequence GTGGAATCCATTCCAGCATTGTCACAACTGACATCTGACGAGCGCCTCATCCTCGCGGCGGAGCTTTGGCGGGAAAATGCCGTCACCACGGATGACGAAGCCGATCCGAAAATCGTCAACATGCTTCGCGAGCGGCTCGAACGTTATCAGACGCGTCCTGAGGCCGTTTCCACGTGGGCTGAGGTCAAAGCCAGACTTGCGGCTCAATGA
- a CDS encoding alpha/beta hydrolase, translated as MSADKNRRILRHLLCLTSLALFSLVLQAAALTPAETSLKKLLGEDTPDPIPLWPEKPPRFTEKAPPEKVNKNAQITMISVPTITPYLAPKESRTGMAIIICPGGGYGAMDWRTHVVYAAQVFNPMGVSVIGLKYRTRPPNMGKNEDIQAIALLDAKRAIRTVRHHAKDWGIDPQKVGIAGYSAGGNISMNLAANFDIGDPAAADRIERQSSRPDFAVGLAIWHWRQKTSPFVFRKDGPPVFLVHATNDGITGGAPIELPRQIKADLEKLGVPVHMAVFDEGAHGVGNLIPQRVKNGFPPAKWPELLAEWLKTLR; from the coding sequence GTGAGCGCTGATAAAAATCGGCGGATCCTGCGGCATCTTCTGTGTCTGACCAGCCTGGCGCTGTTTTCCTTGGTTCTTCAGGCTGCGGCTCTCACTCCGGCGGAGACTTCTTTGAAAAAGCTTCTCGGCGAGGACACTCCCGATCCCATCCCTCTCTGGCCGGAAAAACCACCGCGTTTCACTGAAAAGGCGCCGCCGGAAAAGGTGAATAAAAACGCGCAGATTACGATGATCTCCGTGCCCACGATCACGCCCTATCTGGCACCCAAAGAATCGCGCACCGGCATGGCCATCATCATCTGTCCGGGCGGCGGATATGGTGCCATGGACTGGCGCACGCATGTGGTGTATGCGGCGCAGGTATTCAATCCCATGGGTGTGTCCGTCATCGGACTCAAGTATCGCACACGTCCGCCGAACATGGGCAAAAACGAGGACATTCAGGCCATCGCTCTCCTGGATGCAAAACGCGCCATCCGCACCGTACGGCACCACGCGAAGGACTGGGGCATTGATCCGCAAAAGGTCGGCATCGCCGGCTACTCCGCAGGAGGGAATATCAGCATGAACCTCGCCGCTAATTTTGACATTGGCGACCCGGCAGCGGCGGACCGCATCGAACGCCAGAGCAGCCGTCCTGATTTTGCCGTGGGCCTGGCCATCTGGCACTGGCGGCAAAAGACCTCCCCATTCGTCTTCCGCAAAGATGGCCCCCCTGTGTTTCTCGTTCACGCCACCAATGACGGGATCACCGGCGGCGCTCCGATTGAGCTGCCGCGACAGATCAAAGCGGACCTGGAAAAGTTGGGTGTGCCAGTGCATATGGCGGTCTTTGATGAAGGCGCGCACGGCGTGGGCAACCTGATCCCGCAACGTGTGAAAAACGGCTTCCCTCCGGCGAAGTGGCCGGAGCTGCTGGCAGAGTGGCTCAAAACCCTTCGTTAG
- a CDS encoding RidA family protein gives MSAEAQLTALEITLPPAPPKGGIYKPVVVVGNIAYLSGHGPYLADGGMIRGRVGEDLDLAEANAAARQTGLAMLATLQKELGSLDRIKRVVKLLGMVNSTPEFSDHPKVINGCSELFAQVWGDENGIGARSAVGMGSLPGQIAVEIEGIFELHP, from the coding sequence ATGTCCGCCGAAGCCCAACTCACTGCCCTGGAAATCACGCTGCCTCCTGCTCCGCCGAAGGGGGGGATTTATAAGCCGGTCGTCGTGGTCGGAAACATTGCCTACCTTTCGGGCCATGGACCTTATCTGGCGGATGGCGGGATGATCCGCGGGCGCGTGGGCGAGGACCTTGACCTGGCCGAGGCGAATGCAGCGGCACGTCAAACAGGACTCGCCATGCTGGCCACGCTGCAAAAGGAACTGGGCAGCCTGGACCGCATCAAGCGGGTGGTGAAACTGCTGGGCATGGTCAATTCCACCCCGGAATTCTCCGACCATCCCAAGGTCATCAACGGCTGCAGCGAACTCTTTGCCCAGGTTTGGGGCGATGAAAACGGCATCGGTGCCCGCAGTGCCGTGGGCATGGGCTCGTTGCCCGGACAGATCGCCGTGGAGATCGAAGGCATCTTTGAGTTGCATCCGTGA
- a CDS encoding sigma-70 family RNA polymerase sigma factor, translated as MTAPEDDEDIHLMIALAGGNDPALNVLMRRWHVRLTGYLDRLCGSHATACDLAQETFVRVYKHRHRFRPAQKFSTWLFAIATNLARNHARWQKRHPVTLMEPEQVSGLPLECELPCPSGSLEQQERAAAVRDAILKLPPEQKETLILSTYEGMSHAEIAEIMDTTEKVVEMRLYRARKHLKELLQPFLKSA; from the coding sequence ATGACTGCACCCGAGGACGACGAGGACATCCATCTCATGATCGCCCTGGCGGGAGGCAATGACCCTGCTCTGAACGTCCTGATGCGCCGCTGGCACGTGCGCCTCACCGGCTACCTGGACCGCCTCTGCGGCAGCCATGCCACGGCCTGCGACCTGGCACAGGAAACTTTCGTCCGGGTGTACAAACACAGGCACCGCTTCCGCCCCGCGCAGAAGTTTTCCACCTGGCTCTTCGCCATCGCCACAAACCTAGCACGCAACCATGCACGGTGGCAAAAACGCCATCCCGTAACGCTTATGGAGCCGGAGCAGGTCTCTGGCCTGCCGCTAGAATGCGAACTCCCCTGCCCCAGCGGCAGCCTGGAACAGCAGGAGCGCGCCGCCGCCGTGCGGGATGCGATTCTTAAACTGCCCCCGGAACAAAAGGAAACGCTCATCCTCTCCACCTATGAAGGCATGAGCCATGCGGAAATCGCCGAAATCATGGACACCACTGAAAAAGTGGTGGAAATGCGGCTGTACCGGGCAAGGAAGCACCTGAAGGAGCTGTTGCAGCCCTTTTTGAAAAGCGCCTGA
- a CDS encoding TraR/DksA C4-type zinc finger protein, with product MPAKKKPAPKAPAKAAKKAPVKPTSKKVVKGVKSAPKPPAQPVKKAAKPAPKKSPPVKKAPAKTASKPAAKTAATKTAPAKKEAVKKAPAKKEAPVKAEAPAKKAVVAKPVTAKKAAPAPKPEKAAAPVKSKAAPPAPKITNVRRTGRAEDEGITMESPPKKPVLPAAFLKKQRQRLAELRDAYLNSAEGVTKENLRGNEGGDSSAFGMHQADAGSDAYDRDFALSLLAKEQDAIYEINEALKRIDVGMYGICEMSGETISEERLEALPFTRFTVVCQERLEREQRGGRWNRPVRSLFGLDEAADDADDDRDEEETTTSSSGNSNESLDFSKE from the coding sequence ATGCCTGCGAAAAAGAAGCCAGCGCCCAAAGCTCCGGCCAAAGCTGCGAAAAAAGCCCCTGTCAAACCAACCTCCAAAAAGGTGGTCAAGGGCGTCAAATCCGCTCCCAAACCCCCGGCCCAGCCCGTGAAGAAGGCGGCGAAACCCGCGCCCAAGAAATCTCCCCCTGTGAAGAAAGCCCCTGCCAAAACTGCCTCGAAACCTGCTGCCAAGACGGCTGCGACAAAAACTGCTCCGGCCAAAAAAGAGGCTGTGAAAAAAGCCCCTGCCAAAAAAGAAGCTCCGGTCAAAGCTGAGGCTCCGGCAAAAAAAGCCGTTGTAGCCAAGCCTGTGACTGCCAAAAAAGCCGCCCCGGCCCCCAAGCCTGAAAAAGCTGCCGCACCTGTCAAGAGCAAGGCCGCGCCGCCAGCTCCGAAAATCACCAACGTCCGCCGCACCGGCCGCGCTGAGGATGAAGGCATCACCATGGAGTCTCCGCCGAAGAAACCGGTTCTTCCCGCCGCCTTCCTCAAAAAGCAGCGCCAGCGCCTCGCTGAACTTCGCGATGCCTACCTCAATTCCGCTGAAGGCGTGACCAAAGAAAACCTGCGTGGCAATGAAGGCGGGGATTCCTCCGCTTTCGGCATGCACCAGGCGGATGCCGGCAGCGATGCTTATGACCGCGATTTCGCCCTCAGCCTCCTGGCCAAGGAGCAGGACGCCATTTACGAAATCAATGAGGCCCTAAAGCGTATTGATGTCGGCATGTATGGAATTTGCGAAATGTCCGGTGAGACCATCTCCGAGGAACGCCTCGAAGCCCTTCCCTTCACCCGCTTCACCGTCGTCTGCCAGGAACGCCTTGAGCGTGAACAGCGTGGCGGCCGTTGGAACCGTCCCGTCCGCTCCCTTTTCGGCCTCGATGAGGCCGCCGACGACGCCGACGACGACCGCGACGAAGAGGAAACCACGACCTCTTCCAGCGGCAATAGTAATGAGTCGCTTGACTTCAGCAAAGAGTAG
- a CDS encoding sigma-70 family RNA polymerase sigma factor — protein MNQITLLLQSCQQGHADAPNQLLAEVYAELRRVAAAKMARELPGQTLQATALVHEAWLRLGDARFQNRSHFFGAAAEAMRRILIDRARKRQAVRHGAGKEHVELEDSLQIAAPAVQDDELLAVHDALDKLAAEDARKAELVKLHYFVGLTFAEAAEVLGVSEPTAKRDWAYARAWLHREISATR, from the coding sequence ATGAACCAGATTACCCTCCTCCTCCAGTCCTGCCAGCAGGGCCATGCGGATGCGCCTAACCAGCTGCTGGCAGAAGTCTATGCCGAGCTGCGCCGCGTCGCCGCCGCCAAGATGGCGCGTGAGCTGCCAGGCCAGACACTGCAGGCCACTGCTCTGGTTCATGAAGCCTGGCTCCGCCTCGGCGATGCCAGATTCCAAAACCGCTCCCACTTCTTCGGAGCGGCGGCGGAGGCCATGCGCCGGATTTTGATTGATCGTGCCCGCAAGCGCCAGGCCGTCCGCCACGGGGCAGGGAAGGAGCATGTCGAGCTGGAGGACTCTTTGCAGATCGCCGCCCCCGCCGTCCAGGATGATGAACTGCTGGCCGTGCATGACGCTCTGGACAAGCTCGCCGCCGAAGATGCCCGCAAGGCCGAGCTGGTGAAACTGCACTATTTCGTCGGTCTCACCTTTGCCGAAGCGGCGGAAGTTCTCGGCGTATCGGAGCCCACCGCCAAGCGGGACTGGGCGTATGCCCGTGCCTGGCTCCACCGGGAAATCAGCGCCACACGCTGA
- a CDS encoding CPXCG motif-containing cysteine-rich protein, with protein MNTVPVTCPSCFEEFEVPAPFVTETPCDVDYDCEVCCRPMRISFDEEDGEVVGLAYGLND; from the coding sequence ATGAATACTGTTCCTGTCACCTGCCCCTCATGCTTTGAGGAGTTCGAGGTCCCTGCGCCTTTCGTCACCGAAACGCCCTGCGATGTGGATTATGACTGCGAAGTCTGCTGCCGCCCCATGCGCATCTCCTTTGATGAAGAGGATGGCGAGGTCGTGGGCCTGGCCTATGGTCTGAATGACTGA
- a CDS encoding SRPBCC family protein, translating to MHLREFRQSQVLPIPLEQAWAFFSNPANLNEITPPDMRFQTLGGDLGPVHPGQLIWYRLQLAPFIYRTWVTEIKQVVPREYFLDEQRFGPYKLWHHRHSFRAVSETHTEVSDHVVYALPFWPFSEIAHAMYVQPMHEKVFRYRQQELLKRFGN from the coding sequence ATGCATCTCCGCGAATTCCGCCAGTCCCAGGTCCTTCCCATCCCGCTGGAGCAGGCCTGGGCCTTCTTTTCCAATCCGGCGAATCTCAACGAGATCACCCCGCCGGACATGCGGTTCCAGACTCTGGGCGGAGATTTGGGGCCCGTGCATCCGGGCCAGCTTATCTGGTATCGTTTACAGCTCGCACCCTTCATTTACCGGACCTGGGTGACGGAAATCAAGCAGGTTGTGCCTCGCGAGTACTTTCTGGATGAGCAGCGCTTCGGCCCTTATAAACTGTGGCATCACCGGCACAGCTTCCGGGCTGTCTCAGAGACCCACACGGAGGTCTCCGATCATGTGGTGTATGCACTGCCCTTTTGGCCATTTAGTGAGATCGCCCATGCGATGTATGTGCAGCCGATGCACGAAAAAGTGTTTCGCTACCGCCAGCAGGAACTGTTAAAACGTTTCGGTAACTGA
- the pgsA gene encoding CDP-diacylglycerol--glycerol-3-phosphate 3-phosphatidyltransferase: MNLPNKLTLARLVLTGFFVACFYLPWANSYSIAVIIFGIASYTDYLDGKIARDRNLVTNFGKLFDPLADKILIAAAFILLSVDKTIPSWITIAILSREFFVTGIRQIAAGQGAVLAAEKLGKHKMVWQIITVLFFMLTAASNEPLFGFLKPVLAPSAVHDWVGGFIIYFTTALTLVSGFSYFWKNRHLFNDA; encoded by the coding sequence ATGAACCTGCCCAATAAGCTCACCCTCGCACGCCTTGTGCTGACGGGGTTTTTTGTGGCCTGTTTCTATCTGCCATGGGCGAATTCGTATTCGATTGCGGTCATCATTTTTGGCATTGCTAGCTACACGGATTATCTGGATGGCAAAATCGCCAGGGACAGAAATCTGGTGACCAATTTTGGCAAACTCTTTGATCCCCTGGCGGACAAGATCCTCATCGCGGCGGCTTTTATTTTGCTGTCCGTGGACAAGACCATTCCCTCATGGATAACCATTGCCATCCTCTCGCGGGAGTTCTTCGTCACCGGCATCCGCCAGATCGCCGCCGGCCAGGGGGCTGTGCTGGCAGCGGAAAAACTGGGCAAGCACAAGATGGTCTGGCAGATCATCACCGTCCTCTTCTTTATGCTCACCGCCGCCTCCAACGAGCCCCTGTTTGGCTTTCTGAAACCCGTCCTGGCCCCTTCCGCCGTGCATGACTGGGTCGGCGGCTTCATCATTTATTTCACTACGGCGCTGACGCTGGTTTCCGGGTTCAGCTACTTTTGGAAAAACCGGCACTTGTTTAACGATGCGTGA
- a CDS encoding FAD-dependent oxidoreductase, whose translation MKPVLFFLFLLTTVARTEIVQADLLIVGGNESACAAAVQAARLGVKKIVLVNDIRWLGGQFSAEGVGCLDEWTTVEGKRVNFPRSGLFAEVVQRIRAHNSATYGKATPGNAYCGTDTIEPAAAAAIFEDLLKPYVESGVLRIERGWEPVKVHVADVKVTGVDFQHTDGKRSPLTVKASLTMDASDWGDVIRLSGARYGAGPDLRSRFNEPSAPEAFDEAGRQEMNPLSWCVVLREAGKDSVIPAPATYDPRSFAAVDRTPPWVDSDMSAGIYAKSGWSIYTHRRLVDRWHNEFAPGTEATFLNWPVQDYPLCQLPQPVVDALEKTEKGASKKNIVELTPAQRRIIFDDAKAHSLSFLHHLQTKVHERVGDFSQSFRYMELTDEFGTADRLPPKPYIREGLRLEALAMLSETHIRADAKEPKWAKVLPVDAILGFQFNIDFHPTRRKFLSDDRSGAWQYVHTESRGWHTDTDRAVFPLRGLVPVEMNGLLGAGKNIGVSSVVQSALRLHNQMMLIGQASATLAWMSLREERQPREVAASMAQVRELQHKLVCGHGGPGVLIFPWQDVLPDDAHFEAANLLAVRRVWVPEVDSVFFKPAKTVTRRELACTLTRLHRATRQAKDWPELADAKFSDVPVNKPDRVFIEALISWGDFGPQKSSFDPDAEVTWSTLHGWLTALGLPASPGLLDKDRRDHPLTRAECAQHLWRALCLSEEWIPNASPAADSEDMLPFDQEDDNVPDRLQPPQ comes from the coding sequence ATGAAACCCGTTCTATTTTTTCTATTTCTGCTAACCACCGTGGCTCGCACAGAGATCGTGCAGGCGGATCTGCTCATCGTCGGGGGCAATGAATCAGCCTGTGCGGCGGCGGTGCAGGCGGCGCGGTTGGGGGTGAAGAAAATCGTGCTGGTGAATGACATCCGGTGGTTAGGCGGGCAGTTCAGCGCGGAGGGAGTGGGCTGCCTGGATGAATGGACCACGGTGGAAGGCAAGCGGGTGAATTTTCCTCGCAGCGGCCTGTTTGCTGAAGTGGTGCAGCGCATCCGTGCGCACAATTCCGCCACCTATGGAAAGGCAACCCCTGGCAATGCCTATTGCGGAACCGATACCATTGAGCCTGCGGCGGCGGCGGCTATTTTTGAGGATCTTCTAAAGCCGTATGTGGAGAGCGGGGTATTGCGGATCGAGCGCGGCTGGGAGCCGGTGAAAGTCCATGTCGCGGATGTAAAGGTGACCGGGGTGGATTTTCAGCACACAGATGGCAAGCGGTCACCACTGACCGTGAAGGCGAGCCTAACCATGGATGCGTCAGACTGGGGCGATGTCATCCGCCTCAGCGGGGCTCGGTATGGAGCCGGGCCGGATCTGCGTTCACGCTTCAATGAACCGAGTGCGCCGGAGGCCTTTGATGAAGCGGGCCGCCAGGAGATGAACCCGCTTTCCTGGTGCGTGGTTTTGCGTGAGGCGGGAAAGGACAGTGTCATACCGGCACCTGCCACTTATGATCCGCGTTCATTTGCCGCCGTGGACAGAACACCGCCGTGGGTGGACAGCGACATGAGCGCGGGCATCTATGCGAAAAGCGGCTGGAGCATTTACACTCACCGTCGGTTGGTGGACCGCTGGCACAACGAGTTCGCCCCGGGGACGGAGGCCACTTTTTTAAACTGGCCGGTACAAGACTATCCGTTATGCCAGCTCCCGCAACCGGTGGTGGATGCGCTGGAAAAGACTGAAAAGGGAGCATCGAAAAAGAACATCGTTGAGCTCACACCCGCTCAGAGGAGGATCATTTTTGACGATGCCAAAGCTCATTCGCTCAGTTTTCTGCATCATCTGCAGACGAAGGTGCATGAGCGTGTGGGCGACTTTTCCCAGTCTTTCCGCTACATGGAGCTGACGGATGAATTTGGCACCGCCGACCGGCTGCCGCCGAAACCCTACATCCGCGAGGGACTGCGGCTGGAAGCCCTGGCCATGCTCAGTGAAACTCACATCCGTGCCGATGCCAAAGAGCCGAAATGGGCCAAGGTGCTGCCGGTGGATGCCATCCTGGGTTTCCAGTTCAATATTGATTTCCACCCCACCCGCCGGAAATTCCTTTCCGATGACCGCAGCGGGGCCTGGCAGTATGTGCATACGGAATCCCGTGGCTGGCATACGGATACGGACCGCGCCGTGTTTCCGCTGCGCGGCCTGGTGCCGGTGGAGATGAACGGCTTGTTAGGCGCAGGGAAAAACATCGGCGTCAGCAGCGTGGTGCAGTCGGCCCTGCGGCTGCATAACCAGATGATGCTCATCGGGCAGGCCAGTGCCACTCTGGCCTGGATGTCCCTGCGGGAGGAACGTCAGCCGCGTGAGGTGGCGGCCTCCATGGCGCAGGTGCGTGAACTTCAGCATAAACTCGTGTGCGGCCACGGCGGTCCGGGTGTGCTCATTTTCCCCTGGCAGGATGTGCTGCCGGATGATGCGCATTTTGAAGCAGCCAACCTGCTCGCCGTGCGGCGCGTCTGGGTGCCGGAGGTGGACAGCGTATTTTTCAAGCCTGCCAAAACCGTGACCCGCCGTGAACTGGCCTGCACCCTGACCAGGCTGCACCGGGCCACCCGCCAGGCGAAAGACTGGCCAGAATTAGCTGACGCTAAGTTTAGCGATGTGCCTGTCAATAAACCAGATCGCGTGTTCATTGAAGCCCTCATTTCCTGGGGTGACTTTGGCCCTCAAAAGTCTTCCTTTGATCCTGACGCAGAAGTCACCTGGAGCACGCTGCATGGCTGGCTCACGGCGCTGGGGCTGCCTGCATCGCCAGGACTGCTGGACAAAGACCGACGCGACCATCCGCTAACGCGGGCGGAATGCGCCCAGCACCTCTGGCGTGCTCTTTGTCTCAGCGAAGAATGGATACCAAACGCCAGCCCCGCTGCCGATTCTGAAGATATGCTGCCCTTTGACCAGGAGGATGACAATGTCCCGGACCGCCTGCAGCCTCCTCAATAA
- a CDS encoding ATP-dependent DNA ligase — MSPLLTVTHRKGIYLPEADLWLDPHFGVERAFISHAHSDHVARHRLTFSSELTLELMRARYGVSDSSSFQALPMRQVFEWEGWQLRLFPAGHIVGSAMLHLTRVADGATLLYTGDYKLRQGLSSERCELLPADTLIMETTFGLPQFHFPPTAETVAAMLKWVHETLDDGGIPVLLGYSLGKAQEILCALGDAGLPVMVHKAILEMTEVVAPLLGKLPRYRLFDPAQAAGHVLLFPPSGARSLALRKLKTCRTAMLSGWAMQPGAKYRYQVDEVFPLSDHADYPELLETVETVCPRRVYLVHGYTQEFAADLRARGYEAWTLERADQLEIPLENIVQKTALAPESSQMPESGEEVPESFARWAQVCALAAAESSRLKKVTVLADYLRALPQEADLPLAVRYCAGLLFDPASPEGPLNTGWAIIRRALQELSGLSDAEYRTLSRSQADAGRTAFLVLGRVPLTPEPMDLQATDQFFRALREARGPVPKAKLLRERLVTLSPHTGSWLVRLMTGELRMGSKEGLIEEAVAAAFQQPADAVREAAMLTGDIGHAALLAKDARLHEAAPRPLVPLKVMLASPEETAADIWQRLTAAEPGAPAQIWLEDKYDGIRAQLHRSATQIEIFTRDLKLVSAQFPEILQAADRLQDEVILDGEIIAYAEDKKLSFFDLQKRLGRRDQADLFLPSDISVRYVVFDLLWKNGSSLLEQPLTQRRLALESLALPAGLSLIEVHQACSEVEIEAAFMAARRRNNEGLIAKDPASPYSPGRRGKSWLKLKKAFATLDVVVVKAEQGHGKRSHVLSDYTFAVRDEHGAHRIIGKAYSGLTDAEIETLTEHFTSTTLAQKGSVRTVIPDTVLEIAFDSIQASTRHDSGLSLRFPRIKAIRTDKGPEDIDTLAYAQKLAGVLPA; from the coding sequence ATGTCTCCCCTCCTCACCGTCACTCACCGCAAAGGCATCTATCTGCCGGAGGCGGACTTGTGGCTGGACCCGCATTTTGGCGTGGAGCGGGCGTTCATCTCACATGCGCACAGTGACCACGTGGCGCGACACCGGCTCACTTTTTCATCGGAGCTGACGCTGGAACTGATGAGGGCCCGGTATGGCGTGAGCGATAGCAGTTCCTTTCAGGCGCTGCCCATGCGGCAGGTCTTTGAGTGGGAGGGCTGGCAGCTGCGACTTTTTCCGGCGGGGCACATTGTCGGGTCCGCCATGCTGCACCTGACCCGTGTTGCGGATGGCGCCACGCTGCTTTACACCGGGGATTACAAGCTGCGCCAGGGCCTCAGTTCCGAGCGGTGCGAGCTCCTTCCGGCGGACACCCTCATTATGGAGACCACTTTTGGCCTCCCGCAGTTCCATTTCCCGCCGACGGCGGAAACCGTGGCCGCCATGCTGAAGTGGGTGCATGAAACGCTGGATGACGGCGGCATTCCGGTCTTGTTAGGTTATTCGTTAGGCAAGGCCCAGGAGATCCTCTGCGCCCTGGGGGACGCCGGGCTGCCGGTCATGGTCCACAAAGCCATCCTGGAAATGACTGAAGTTGTGGCACCCCTTTTGGGCAAACTGCCCCGCTACCGCCTGTTCGATCCCGCCCAGGCCGCGGGCCATGTGCTCCTCTTTCCCCCCAGCGGCGCGCGCAGCCTGGCCCTGCGCAAGCTCAAGACCTGCCGCACCGCCATGCTCAGCGGCTGGGCCATGCAGCCCGGGGCCAAATACCGCTACCAGGTGGATGAAGTTTTCCCCCTCAGCGACCACGCCGACTACCCGGAACTCCTGGAAACCGTGGAGACCGTATGTCCGCGCCGGGTGTATCTCGTCCATGGTTATACCCAGGAGTTCGCCGCCGATCTCCGCGCCCGAGGTTATGAAGCCTGGACACTCGAACGCGCTGACCAGTTAGAGATACCATTAGAAAACATTGTTCAAAAAACGGCTCTGGCTCCGGAGTCATCGCAAATGCCTGAATCCGGCGAAGAAGTCCCGGAAAGTTTCGCCCGCTGGGCCCAGGTCTGCGCGCTCGCCGCTGCGGAATCATCCCGCTTAAAAAAGGTGACCGTGCTGGCGGATTACCTCCGCGCCTTGCCGCAGGAGGCCGACTTGCCATTGGCGGTCCGTTACTGCGCTGGCCTGCTGTTTGATCCCGCTAGCCCGGAAGGTCCCTTGAACACCGGCTGGGCCATCATCCGCCGTGCCTTGCAGGAGCTCTCCGGCCTCAGCGATGCTGAATACCGCACCCTCTCCCGCAGCCAGGCCGATGCCGGCCGCACCGCCTTCCTCGTCTTGGGCCGCGTTCCCCTGACGCCTGAGCCCATGGACCTTCAGGCCACAGACCAGTTCTTCCGCGCCTTGCGTGAGGCACGCGGGCCCGTGCCAAAGGCAAAACTCCTGCGCGAGCGCCTCGTCACCCTCAGCCCGCACACCGGCTCCTGGCTCGTCCGTCTCATGACCGGGGAGCTGCGCATGGGATCCAAAGAAGGGCTCATTGAAGAAGCCGTCGCCGCCGCCTTCCAGCAGCCTGCGGATGCCGTCCGGGAAGCCGCCATGCTCACCGGTGATATCGGCCACGCCGCCCTGCTGGCCAAAGACGCCCGCCTGCATGAGGCCGCCCCGCGCCCCCTCGTGCCGCTCAAGGTCATGCTCGCCTCCCCGGAAGAAACCGCCGCCGACATCTGGCAGCGTCTTACGGCCGCAGAGCCAGGCGCTCCCGCCCAAATCTGGCTGGAGGACAAATACGATGGCATCCGTGCGCAGCTTCATCGCAGCGCCACACAGATAGAAATCTTCACGCGCGATTTAAAACTCGTCAGCGCCCAATTTCCGGAAATCCTCCAGGCCGCTGACCGGCTTCAAGATGAGGTGATTCTCGATGGCGAGATCATCGCCTATGCTGAGGATAAAAAGCTCTCATTTTTTGATTTGCAAAAGCGGTTAGGCCGCCGGGACCAGGCGGACCTCTTCCTGCCTAGCGACATCAGCGTCCGTTACGTCGTCTTTGACCTGCTTTGGAAAAATGGCAGCTCCTTGCTGGAGCAGCCTCTCACCCAAAGGCGCCTCGCTCTCGAATCCCTCGCCTTGCCTGCGGGCCTGTCTTTGATCGAGGTCCACCAGGCATGTTCGGAAGTGGAGATCGAGGCCGCCTTCATGGCCGCCCGCCGTCGCAATAACGAAGGCCTCATTGCCAAAGACCCCGCCAGCCCTTATTCCCCCGGCCGTCGCGGCAAGTCCTGGCTGAAGCTCAAAAAAGCCTTCGCCACCCTGGATGTCGTCGTGGTTAAAGCGGAGCAGGGTCATGGCAAGCGCAGCCATGTGCTCAGTGACTATACCTTTGCCGTCCGCGATGAGCACGGTGCCCACCGCATCATCGGCAAGGCTTATTCCGGCCTCACCGATGCGGAGATCGAGACCCTTACCGAGCACTTCACTTCCACCACCCTCGCGCAGAAAGGCAGCGTGCGCACCGTCATCCCGGACACCGTCCTGGAGATCGCCTTTGATTCCATCCAGGCCAGCACCCGTCATGACAGCGGTCTCTCCCTCCGCTTTCCCCGCATCAAGGCCATCCGTACAGACAAGGGGCCCGAGGATATTGACACCCTGGCCTATGCGCAAAAACTGGCCGGCGTGCTGCCTGCATAA